The following coding sequences lie in one Alicyclobacillus curvatus genomic window:
- a CDS encoding MFS transporter, which produces MSDFRILKNANLMKLWSATLISQLGTQVSFIALPLIAVTTLHSSSFQVSVLNALDFLPFAIFSLPIGAWVDKRSRRSIVIASDIVRSIVLFSVPVAIHFDIRSIWLLYVVVFVVGSFSVSFDVASETLLPTIVQREQIQSGNAALQLSQSAAKIVGPSIAGGLISILTAPIAVILDCMSYLGSAVILLSLRVKYKAGRQNEAVTTSKPSMLSEVREGIGFVLHHDYLRHFAIFSGLSNFGWSIIEGILMVYVVRTLHFGPGLIGFIFTISNLGLIVAASLSNFALKKLSLGTVIIVSSVLQGAGIVLVSMASWYAPVILLTLGLLLRSYGVVSYGINAVSVRQNSTPDAMRGRVSATMRFISWSTIPLGSIVGGLLATEMGVSHAIEIGAILSVGAVILIAASPIRSITVTTTHEF; this is translated from the coding sequence TTGTCTGATTTTCGCATTTTGAAGAATGCCAACCTCATGAAGCTCTGGTCTGCAACGTTAATTAGTCAACTTGGGACCCAGGTTTCGTTCATTGCTCTTCCCTTGATTGCAGTAACTACACTACACTCCTCCTCATTCCAAGTCAGTGTTCTTAACGCCCTAGATTTTCTGCCCTTTGCGATATTTTCGTTACCCATAGGGGCATGGGTTGATAAGCGTAGTCGCCGTTCAATTGTCATCGCCAGTGATATCGTTCGGTCCATCGTACTATTTTCAGTACCTGTTGCTATTCATTTTGACATACGTTCCATCTGGCTCCTCTACGTTGTGGTATTTGTTGTGGGCAGTTTCTCAGTGTCCTTTGATGTGGCATCTGAGACGTTGTTACCAACCATCGTACAAAGAGAACAAATACAAAGCGGAAATGCCGCATTGCAATTGAGTCAATCCGCAGCCAAGATAGTCGGTCCCAGCATTGCTGGCGGACTCATTTCCATTCTTACCGCACCGATTGCAGTGATTCTTGATTGCATGAGTTACCTGGGTTCCGCTGTTATTCTATTGTCACTTCGGGTGAAGTACAAAGCAGGAAGACAGAATGAAGCGGTCACTACGTCCAAACCGAGTATGTTATCCGAGGTCAGAGAAGGTATCGGTTTTGTGCTTCATCATGATTATTTGAGACACTTTGCCATATTTTCGGGATTGTCCAATTTTGGATGGTCAATCATTGAAGGGATCTTGATGGTTTATGTTGTACGAACATTACATTTTGGACCTGGATTGATCGGCTTCATCTTCACAATATCAAACCTCGGGCTAATTGTAGCCGCTTCGCTGTCAAACTTCGCTCTGAAGAAACTGTCGTTGGGAACTGTGATTATCGTTTCTTCTGTTTTGCAAGGTGCAGGCATTGTATTAGTTTCTATGGCTTCTTGGTACGCTCCAGTTATATTATTGACCCTTGGACTTCTCTTGCGTTCGTATGGCGTCGTATCCTACGGGATAAACGCTGTAAGTGTCCGGCAGAACAGTACACCTGACGCAATGAGAGGAAGAGTGTCGGCAACGATGAGGTTTATCAGTTGGAGTACAATTCCACTCGGGTCGATTGTGGGTGGTTTACTTGCTACGGAAATGGGCGTATCTCATGCAATTGAAATTGGCGCAATTCTGTCTGTGGGTGCTGTCATTTTGATAGCTGCGTCGCCAATACGTTCAATTACTGTGACGACAACGCATGAATTCTAG